In Paenibacillus algicola, a genomic segment contains:
- a CDS encoding ThiF family adenylyltransferase, with translation MNERYSRQMLFPQVGAAGQEKLQASRVLIVGMGALGTVLANHMVRSGVGHVRMVDRDYVEPSNLQRQMLFDEEDAAQALPKVIAARNKLARINSEIQIEAVFTDVTPDNVEGLLEGMELVLDGTDNFQTRFLLNDACFKQGVPFVYGGAVSSRGMSAILVPGVTPCLRCFIQSADSGGQTCDTIGVISPIVDIVASYQAVEALKYLVGDTGARRESLITMDVWHNQYHAMKLGKAREQCPCCGLHEYPALTQEANTELSLCGRESVQISGHEPFSLSVWEERLRPAVRELKVNEYLLRASLADGERLVLFADGRVLIQGTDDLVRAKSLYARYVGH, from the coding sequence ATGAATGAGCGTTATTCCAGGCAGATGCTGTTCCCGCAGGTGGGTGCTGCAGGTCAGGAGAAGCTGCAAGCCAGCAGGGTGTTGATTGTCGGCATGGGGGCACTGGGCACGGTACTGGCGAACCATATGGTCCGCTCGGGGGTAGGCCATGTACGTATGGTGGACCGGGATTATGTAGAGCCCAGCAATCTGCAGCGGCAGATGCTGTTTGATGAAGAGGATGCGGCGCAGGCGCTGCCCAAGGTGATTGCGGCCCGAAATAAGCTGGCGCGCATCAACTCCGAGATCCAGATTGAGGCCGTATTCACGGACGTAACGCCTGATAATGTGGAAGGGCTGCTGGAGGGAATGGAGCTGGTGCTGGACGGCACGGACAACTTCCAGACCCGCTTTCTGCTGAACGATGCCTGCTTCAAGCAGGGCGTTCCTTTTGTATATGGGGGAGCGGTCAGCTCGCGGGGCATGAGCGCCATTCTGGTGCCGGGCGTTACGCCATGCCTGCGCTGCTTCATCCAGTCCGCAGACTCTGGCGGCCAGACCTGCGATACGATCGGGGTCATCTCGCCCATCGTTGATATTGTGGCTTCCTACCAGGCGGTGGAGGCGCTGAAATATCTCGTCGGGGACACCGGGGCGCGGCGAGAGAGCCTCATTACGATGGACGTGTGGCATAACCAGTACCATGCCATGAAGCTGGGCAAGGCCAGGGAGCAATGTCCATGCTGCGGACTTCATGAATATCCTGCGCTTACGCAGGAGGCCAATACAGAGCTCAGCCTGTGCGGCCGGGAGTCGGTACAAATCTCGGGCCACGAGCCGTTCTCCCTGTCGGTGTGGGAGGAGCGGCTAAGACCTGCCGTGCGTGAGCTGAAGGTGAATGAGTACTTGCTGCGGGCGTCGTTAGCCGATGGGGAGCGGCTGGTGCTGTTCGCCGATGGGCGGGTGCTCATTCAGGGAACCGATGATTTGGTTCGGGCGAAGAGTCTGTATGCCCGTTATGTGGGCCATTAA